Proteins from a genomic interval of Deltaproteobacteria bacterium:
- a CDS encoding flippase-like domain-containing protein: MNWKSWIGFVISLFFLYLAFRRIDYRLLLESLKGTNYLYLIPVVVIIFVNMALRALRWGYLLYPIKKIGFPNLFAGIIIGFMANNILPARMGEIVRAYVIGRSERISKSSSFATVVVERLFDGFTVLGILLAVLIFINLPSGNIYFKKGLQVAGYISVAIYGVTFIILFIIKKRTNWFLKFASLLTRPFSSRLTENGISNILSFKEGLLSVESVKTLLITFAYSLFIWGVFAYAIYLAGLSFGIKLSVAASLLVLVAICLAMIIPSTPGYIGTYHASVTYALILYSVPLEKALGFSIVFHATNYIPITLAGFLYLWRHHLSLRGIKGEEEGRSEI, encoded by the coding sequence ATGAATTGGAAGTCCTGGATTGGGTTCGTAATCAGCCTCTTCTTTCTCTATCTGGCCTTTCGTCGGATAGACTATCGTCTACTGCTGGAGAGCTTGAAGGGCACCAACTATCTCTATCTGATCCCGGTAGTTGTCATCATCTTCGTAAACATGGCCCTGAGGGCCTTACGGTGGGGATACCTCCTGTACCCCATAAAAAAGATAGGGTTCCCCAACCTCTTTGCTGGTATCATCATCGGCTTTATGGCCAACAACATCCTCCCGGCCCGCATGGGGGAGATCGTGCGGGCATATGTCATTGGCCGCAGCGAGAGAATCAGTAAAAGCTCATCCTTTGCCACTGTTGTGGTGGAAAGGTTGTTCGATGGTTTTACTGTATTGGGCATTCTCCTGGCGGTCCTGATCTTTATCAACCTGCCCTCTGGAAACATATATTTTAAGAAAGGCCTACAGGTGGCAGGGTATATAAGCGTAGCCATCTATGGTGTCACATTTATAATATTATTCATTATTAAAAAGAGAACAAACTGGTTTCTCAAATTCGCCTCCCTCTTAACACGCCCCTTCTCCTCACGGTTGACTGAAAACGGAATCTCCAACATCCTCTCTTTTAAGGAGGGTCTCCTCTCCGTGGAAAGCGTCAAAACCCTTCTGATCACCTTTGCCTACTCACTCTTTATCTGGGGGGTCTTCGCCTATGCCATCTACCTAGCGGGGCTCTCCTTCGGGATCAAACTTTCGGTTGCAGCATCTTTGCTGGTCCTAGTAGCCATCTGCCTGGCCATGATCATCCCCTCCACCCCGGGCTACATTGGTACCTATCACGCCTCGGTAACCTACGCCCTCATCCTCTATAGTGTCCCTCTGGAGAAGGCCCTGGGGTTTTCCATCGTCTTTCACGCCACCAACTACATCCCCATCACCCTAGCCGGGTTTTTGTACCTGTGGAGACATCACTTAAGTCTGAGAGGGATAAAGGGAGAGGAGGAAGGGCGTTCGGAAATATAA
- a CDS encoding bifunctional riboflavin kinase/FAD synthetase — protein sequence MRIIDDLNFTREEFSTPALTIGSYDGLHLGHQEIIKRVIEKARGWGGEAMVLTFEPHPVKVLYPQLNIPLITPYKKKVMLLERFGIDVTINLPFTKDIYEMSAQEFVQEIIHKRIGPHWVVVGFNFAFGRNREGTAEKLKELGKKLGFEVEIIPPYTLGHEVVSSTRIRELTVQGEIKDANRMLGRNFIILGKVIHGHSRGKGLGYPTANLEITQDLYPKEGIYATYVTLGKETYKGVVNIGANPTFGDEEFSVEVFLFDYQGELYGRELKVTLVDRLRDEKAFPSPEELVRQIEKDIKRAKEILKGK from the coding sequence ATGAGAATAATAGATGATCTCAACTTTACCAGAGAGGAGTTCTCTACCCCCGCCCTGACCATTGGAAGCTACGACGGCCTCCATCTCGGCCACCAGGAGATCATCAAAAGGGTCATCGAGAAGGCGAGGGGCTGGGGGGGCGAAGCAATGGTCCTCACCTTTGAACCCCACCCTGTAAAGGTCCTTTACCCGCAGTTGAATATCCCATTGATCACCCCTTATAAAAAAAAGGTGATGCTCTTGGAGAGGTTTGGTATAGACGTCACTATCAATCTTCCCTTTACCAAAGACATATATGAGATGTCCGCGCAGGAATTTGTCCAAGAGATCATCCATAAACGGATTGGCCCCCACTGGGTAGTGGTCGGATTCAATTTTGCCTTCGGAAGGAATAGGGAGGGTACGGCCGAGAAGCTGAAGGAGTTGGGGAAAAAGCTCGGTTTTGAGGTGGAGATTATCCCCCCTTATACCTTGGGCCACGAGGTGGTGAGCAGCACACGGATAAGGGAATTGACCGTGCAGGGGGAGATTAAAGATGCCAACCGCATGCTGGGCAGAAATTTCATCATCCTGGGTAAGGTCATCCATGGACACTCTCGAGGGAAGGGACTGGGTTATCCTACCGCCAACCTGGAGATCACCCAGGACCTCTACCCCAAAGAGGGGATCTATGCCACCTACGTAACCCTTGGGAAAGAGACCTACAAAGGGGTGGTGAACATCGGGGCCAACCCAACCTTTGGCGATGAGGAATTTTCCGTAGAGGTCTTCCTCTTCGACTACCAGGGGGAGCTCTACGGGAGGGAGTTGAAGGTGACCCTGGTGGACAGACTCCGGGATGAGAAGGCCTTCCCTTCCCCTGAAGAATTGGTCCGACAGATAGAAAAGGATATCAAGCGGGCAAAGGAGATCCTAAAAGGGAAATGA
- a CDS encoding ABC transporter ATP-binding protein, with the protein MNNGLLKIRGLKTYFFTRWGVIKAVDDVDLGLERGYTLGLVGESGCGKSVTALSILRLVPRPRGRIVGGEIVFRGKNLLELGEGQMRMIRGGEIGMIFQEPMTSLNPVFTIGAQVTEALLVHKRLKKSEARQRAIELLKSVGMPDAALRMKDYPHQLSGGMRQRVMIAIALAGDPTLLIADEPTTALDVTIQAQILELIQGLRDQRGLAMTLITHDLGVIAQTAGHVAVMYAGKVVEYTDVKTLFADPRHPYTMGLLSSIPKPHAGELRPIPGSVPNPLEEIPGCRFHPRCPFIKEVCRKEAPPLITLAPGHQARCWLYG; encoded by the coding sequence ATGAACAATGGCCTGCTCAAGATAAGGGGGTTAAAGACCTATTTTTTTACCCGCTGGGGTGTCATCAAGGCGGTGGACGATGTGGATTTGGGGTTAGAAAGGGGATATACCTTGGGGTTAGTGGGGGAGTCCGGTTGTGGCAAGAGTGTGACCGCCCTTTCCATCCTCCGCCTGGTCCCCAGGCCCAGGGGGCGGATCGTTGGAGGAGAGATCGTATTTAGGGGGAAGAATTTGCTGGAGTTGGGGGAAGGACAGATGCGCATGATCAGGGGTGGGGAGATAGGGATGATCTTCCAGGAACCTATGACCTCCCTGAACCCCGTATTTACCATTGGGGCCCAGGTTACCGAGGCCCTGCTGGTACACAAGAGGCTCAAGAAGAGCGAGGCGAGACAAAGGGCTATAGAGCTTCTCAAATCAGTGGGCATGCCTGATGCCGCACTGAGGATGAAGGATTATCCCCATCAGCTCAGCGGTGGGATGCGACAGCGGGTCATGATCGCCATTGCACTGGCCGGTGATCCAACGCTTCTGATCGCCGATGAGCCCACCACGGCCCTGGACGTAACGATCCAAGCCCAGATATTGGAGCTGATCCAGGGGTTGAGGGATCAAAGGGGGTTGGCGATGACCCTTATTACCCATGATCTGGGGGTCATTGCACAGACGGCGGGCCACGTTGCCGTCATGTATGCGGGGAAGGTGGTGGAATATACTGATGTAAAGACCCTGTTTGCTGATCCCAGACACCCCTATACCATGGGGTTGCTTTCCTCTATCCCCAAACCCCATGCGGGTGAACTCCGTCCCATCCCTGGCAGTGTCCCCAATCCCCTGGAGGAGATCCCCGGTTGTCGCTTTCATCCCAGATGTCCCTTCATCAAAGAGGTCTGTCGAAAGGAGGCACCTCCTCTCATCACCCTTGCCCCTGGGCACCAGGCGAGGTGTTGGCTCTATGGATGA
- a CDS encoding ATP-binding cassette domain-containing protein: MDERHDLVVARGLKKYFPLRKDPFSTAKGVVKAVDGVDLFIKEGETLGLVGESGCGKSTMGRLLLRLEDPTGGEIYFEGEDISRLRGKGLRQLRRRAQIVFQDPYSSLNPRKRVKEIVEEPLIIHRLFERRKERGEEIRRLLDIVGLEEDHLYRYPHEFSGGQRQRIGIARALALRPQFIVADEPVSALDVSIQAQILNLLQELQDRFHLTYLFISHDLNVVRYISQRVAVMYLGRIVELASQEEIYQAPLHPYTQGLLKAIPQPEPIQRGITSPLSGDLPSLLTPPLGCPFHTRCPQVQQMCRQQGPALEEVSSGHYVACWRVSH; the protein is encoded by the coding sequence ATGGATGAAAGGCACGACCTGGTCGTAGCTAGAGGGCTGAAGAAGTATTTCCCCCTGCGCAAAGACCCATTCTCTACGGCCAAAGGTGTTGTCAAGGCGGTGGATGGGGTGGACCTCTTCATAAAGGAGGGGGAAACCTTGGGGTTGGTGGGGGAAAGCGGCTGTGGTAAGTCCACCATGGGGAGACTGCTTTTGCGGCTGGAAGACCCCACAGGAGGGGAGATTTACTTCGAAGGGGAGGACATCAGCAGGCTCCGGGGAAAGGGACTGCGCCAACTGCGCAGGAGGGCACAGATCGTCTTCCAGGATCCTTATTCCTCCCTGAACCCCCGTAAGAGGGTGAAAGAGATCGTCGAGGAACCTCTAATCATACACCGTCTTTTTGAAAGGAGGAAGGAGAGGGGGGAGGAAATCCGGCGGCTTTTGGATATTGTGGGTCTAGAGGAGGATCATCTCTACAGATATCCGCACGAGTTCAGCGGGGGACAGAGGCAGCGGATAGGGATCGCCAGGGCCCTTGCCCTGCGCCCTCAATTCATCGTCGCTGATGAGCCGGTCTCCGCCCTGGACGTCTCCATTCAGGCCCAGATTTTGAACCTCTTACAGGAGCTTCAAGACAGATTCCATCTCACCTATCTTTTTATCTCCCATGATCTCAACGTGGTGAGGTATATCAGCCAGCGAGTGGCCGTGATGTATCTGGGTAGGATTGTGGAACTCGCCTCCCAAGAGGAAATCTATCAAGCACCTCTTCACCCCTATACCCAGGGACTTCTCAAAGCCATCCCACAGCCGGAACCCATCCAACGTGGGATTACATCGCCGCTGTCAGGAGATCTGCCCAGCCTTTTGACCCCTCCCCTTGGTTGCCCCTTTCACACCCGTTGTCCTCAGGTCCAGCAGATGTGCCGCCAGCAGGGCCCGGCCTTAGAGGAGGTTTCCTCCGGGCATTATGTGGCCTGTTGGAGGGTCTCCCACTAA
- a CDS encoding penicillin-binding protein 1A, whose translation MVIPCLILACLLAGTGAYLYFSFTLPPIKSLEDYKPPIITQVFSDDGELIGEFFKERRIVVPIERIPKILSQAFVAAEDSKFFQHKGISYLGILRAIAKNIMAGRIIQGGSTITQQVVRSLVLSRERTLSRKIREILLAHRIEKYLTKEEILYIYLNQIYLGHGNYGVEAAAQDYFGKGVEELTLSEAALLAGLPRAPEKYSPLHHLNQAKGRQAYVLGRMVEDGYITKKEADRDYQAPLEIKTREDKYLNTAPYFTEYVRIYLQEKYGEDLLYTQGLQVHTTLDLKMQREAQEALQKGLIELDRRQGYRGPEMVLKRDEIAVFCQEMAQKLMEHPIKAGETYLGVVRGISKDKKRVWVRIGDKRGYIPFKKMRWARTPNPEVDYSTALLKEPSQALKKGYVVRVRVEEILPKGLVKLDLEQEPEVQGAILSVELPTGYVQAMVGGRDFLKSQFNRALQARRQPGSAFKPIVYAAALDKGFTPASIIIDSPVIYYDTLKEDSWKPKNFEERFYGPTTLRTALTHSRNVVTIKLLRDIGVPYAIDYARGLGIESPLTPDLSLSLGSSEVTLLELVRAYAVFAARGHLLKPIFVKKVLDRDENILEENLPLPLEADLKKKEGMIVEEDLKRGEEGVCPQVISEETSYIMTSLLEGVVAHGTGWRARNLGRPCAGKTGTTNEYTDAWFVGYTPDLITGVWVGFDEKRPLGKFETGSRTASPIWVSFMKRALEGKPVRDFPIPEGIVFAKIDPETGLLAPPDAKEAIFECFTEGTQPTTFASKASLAEVEDFLKSDTILQGE comes from the coding sequence CCATCAAATCCCTGGAGGATTATAAACCCCCTATCATCACCCAGGTGTTCTCCGATGACGGGGAGCTGATCGGGGAGTTTTTTAAAGAGCGCAGGATCGTGGTCCCCATCGAGAGGATCCCCAAGATACTGAGCCAGGCCTTTGTGGCGGCTGAGGACTCTAAATTTTTCCAGCATAAGGGGATCTCCTATCTTGGTATCCTGAGGGCCATAGCCAAAAACATCATGGCCGGGAGGATCATCCAGGGGGGAAGCACCATCACCCAACAGGTGGTCCGTTCCCTGGTGCTCTCAAGGGAAAGGACACTGTCCAGAAAGATCAGGGAGATCTTGCTGGCCCACAGGATAGAAAAGTATCTCACCAAGGAGGAGATCCTCTATATCTATCTGAACCAGATCTATCTGGGACATGGAAACTATGGGGTAGAGGCAGCCGCCCAAGACTACTTCGGCAAGGGGGTCGAGGAACTCACCCTTTCCGAGGCTGCCCTGTTGGCAGGGCTTCCCCGGGCCCCGGAGAAATACTCTCCCCTCCATCACCTAAACCAGGCCAAAGGGCGCCAGGCCTATGTATTGGGGCGCATGGTAGAGGACGGCTATATCACCAAGAAGGAGGCCGATAGGGACTACCAGGCCCCCTTAGAGATAAAAACAAGGGAGGACAAATACCTGAACACCGCTCCTTATTTCACCGAGTATGTCAGGATATACCTTCAGGAAAAATATGGGGAAGACCTTCTCTACACCCAAGGCCTCCAGGTCCATACGACCTTAGACCTCAAGATGCAGCGGGAGGCCCAAGAGGCCTTGCAGAAGGGGCTCATAGAGCTGGACAGGAGACAGGGCTATCGAGGACCGGAGATGGTCTTAAAGAGGGATGAGATTGCGGTCTTCTGTCAAGAAATGGCCCAGAAGCTAATGGAACACCCCATCAAAGCAGGTGAAACCTATCTGGGAGTGGTAAGGGGAATATCCAAAGATAAAAAGCGAGTATGGGTGCGCATCGGGGACAAAAGGGGCTACATCCCTTTCAAAAAGATGCGCTGGGCACGAACCCCCAATCCAGAGGTGGATTATAGTACTGCCTTATTGAAGGAACCCTCCCAGGCCCTTAAGAAGGGATATGTGGTTCGCGTGAGGGTGGAGGAGATACTACCCAAGGGGTTGGTGAAGCTGGACCTGGAACAGGAACCAGAGGTTCAGGGAGCCATCCTCTCTGTGGAGTTGCCCACGGGATATGTCCAGGCCATGGTGGGAGGAAGGGACTTTTTAAAAAGCCAGTTTAACCGTGCCCTGCAGGCCCGCCGGCAGCCCGGATCCGCCTTCAAACCCATTGTCTACGCCGCCGCCCTGGACAAAGGGTTCACCCCTGCCTCCATCATCATTGATTCTCCTGTCATCTACTATGATACACTCAAGGAGGACAGTTGGAAACCCAAAAACTTCGAAGAACGATTTTACGGTCCTACCACCTTGAGGACCGCCTTAACCCACTCCAGAAATGTGGTGACCATAAAATTGCTGCGGGATATAGGGGTGCCTTATGCCATCGATTATGCACGCGGGCTGGGGATAGAATCGCCGTTGACCCCTGACCTCTCCCTCTCCTTAGGTTCCTCAGAGGTCACCCTCTTGGAGTTGGTAAGGGCCTATGCTGTATTCGCTGCCCGCGGACATCTCCTTAAGCCTATCTTCGTCAAAAAGGTATTGGATAGGGACGAAAACATACTGGAGGAAAATCTTCCGCTACCCCTGGAGGCAGATCTGAAGAAAAAGGAAGGGATGATCGTTGAAGAAGATCTAAAAAGGGGTGAGGAGGGCGTTTGCCCTCAGGTGATCAGTGAAGAGACTTCTTATATTATGACCAGCCTCCTGGAAGGAGTGGTAGCACATGGGACCGGCTGGAGGGCAAGGAACCTGGGCCGTCCCTGTGCGGGTAAGACCGGCACCACCAATGAATATACCGACGCCTGGTTTGTCGGCTATACCCCCGATCTGATCACCGGGGTGTGGGTGGGTTTTGATGAAAAGAGGCCCTTGGGGAAGTTCGAAACGGGCTCTCGAACCGCCTCTCCCATCTGGGTCTCCTTTATGAAGCGGGCCTTGGAGGGAAAGCCGGTAAGGGATTTCCCCATCCCCGAAGGAATCGTCTTCGCCAAGATCGACCCCGAGACCGGTTTGCTCGCCCCGCCTGATGCAAAAGAGGCCATATTTGAGTGCTTTACGGAGGGAACTCAACCCACCACGTTTGCCAGCAAGGCCTCCTTGGCAGAGGTCGAGGACTTCCTGAAATCCGACACCATATTACAGGGGGAATGA